A single Catharus ustulatus isolate bCatUst1 chromosome 7, bCatUst1.pri.v2, whole genome shotgun sequence DNA region contains:
- the LOC116998746 gene encoding cytochrome P450 20A1 isoform X2, with product MLKSLLRYQSSLNGETGESHMRRKLYENGVTKSLQSNFALIQKLSEELLAKWLSLPEAQHVPLCQHMLGFAMKSVTQTAMGSSFEDDREVIRFRRHHDAIWSEIGKGFLDGSLDKNMTRKKHYEDALVEMESIIRKVTKERRGRSFNRHVFIDTLLQGSLSDQQILEDTMIFSLAGCVITANLCTWAVYFLTTSEDVQQNLYKEMDRVLGKGPITHEKIDQLRYCRQVLCETVRTAKLTPIAAQLQELEGRVDQHTVPKETLVLYALGVMLQDSSSWPSPYKFDPDRFNEELAMKNLSLLGFSGSQECPELRFAYMVATVLLSVLVRKLYLHPVKGQVMEAKYELVTSPKEEAWITVSKRS from the exons ATGCTGAAATCCCTCTTGAGGTACCAGTCCAGCCTGAATGGGGAGACAGGAGAGAGCCACATGAGGAGAAAACTGTATGAGAACGGTGTGACCAAGTCCTTGCAAAGTAACTTTGCTCTCATCCAGAAG CTGTCAGAAGAGCTGCTGGCCAAATGGCTGTCTCTCCCTGAGGCACAACATGTGCCACTCTGCCAGCACATGCTGGGCTTTGCCATGAAGTCTGTCACGCAGACAGCTATGGGCAGCAGCTTTGAAGATGACCGGGAAGTCATCCGATTCCGCAGGCACCATGATGCA ATCTGGTCAGAGATCGGAAAAGGTTTCTTGGATGGGTCTCTTGACAAAAACATGACTAGGAAGAAGCACTATGAAGATG ctCTAGTGGAGATGGAATCCATCATAAGGAAGGTTACAAAGGAGCGCCGAGGCAGATCATTCAACAGGCATGTCTTCATAGACACCTTGCTGCAGGGGAGCCTGAGTGACCAGCAG atTCTGGAAGATACAATGATTTTCTCTTTGGCAGGATGTGTAATCACTGCTAACT TGTGTACCTGGGCAGTCTATTTCCTGACAACCTCAGAAGATGTTCAGCAGAATCTCTACAAGGAGATGGACCGTGTTCTGGGGAAGGGACCAATTACACATGAGAAAATTGATCAGCTCAG GTACTGTCGGCAAGTCCTGTGTGAGACAGTGCGGACAGCAAAGCTCACTCCCAttgctgcacagctgcaggagctggagggcaGAGTCGACCAACATACTGTCCCCAAAGAG ACACTTGTGCTTTATGCTCTTGGTGTGATGCTGCAGGATAGTTCATCTTGGCCATCACCATACAA GTTTGACCCAGACAGATTCAATGAGGAATTAGCCATGAAAAACCTCTCCTTGCTGGGTTTCTCAGGAAGCCAGGAGTGCCCAGAGTTGAG GTTTGCCTATATGGTGGCCACAGTTCTGCTGAGTGTTCTGGTAAGGAAACTGTATCTCCACCCAGTGAAAGGCCAAGTCATGGAGGCAAAATATGAACTGGTAACCTCACCAAAGGAGGAAGCTTGGATAACGGTGTCTAAGAGAAGCTAA